The genomic DNA TGCCGCCGCTGACGATTGATGAGCGGGAGGTGGAGATGATTGTCAGAGGTGTGGGGCGGGCAGTGACTGCGCACTAATGGCTACTCGATAACCCCTGTGGGAGCGAGCCTGCTCGCGATAGCGTAGCGTCAGACGACATTCATTTTGAAGGGTCAATCGCAATCGCGAGCAGGCTCGCTCCCACAGGGGAAAAGTGCGTCGCGCTAATCAGGATAATCCGACAAATCCGGCGCCAGCATCCGCGTCTTCGTCGCGCCATTGGCGTTGTGCTGAATGATCTCTCGCGGCTGTCCCTGCTCATTGAAAAACACCTGCCCGATCCCCGCCGAATTCCACAGCCGTTCACCGGCTTCGGCATGTTCCGGCGTATACGGCACGATGCGCATGCGTCGGCGTTTGGTCAGCCAGTTCAGTGGCGAGCGCGGCGAGTAGAGCCAGCGGTTGAGGCGGTCGAACCACTCCAATAGCGCCGGCGGAAACTCGTTCTTGATGCCGCTGCTGGTGATCTGCCAGATTCGCGGGCCAGCCTTGCGGTGCCTTATCAGCACTTCGTAGACGAAGGAATAATGCACATCGCCGGACAGCACCACGTAGTTCCCAGGTGTGCGCGAGTGCCTGAAAATATTCAGGATCACCTGTGCAGCCCCCCGATGGGCCATCCAGTTTTCCGCATCGACCAGCAGTGGATAACCGCACCAACTGAAGACTTTTTGCACGCTTTCAATCAGCTTCACGCCGAAGATCGGCGCGGGCGAAACGATGATCGCCGAGGGGTGATCGAGCAGTTCCTGTTGCAGTTCGGTCAACGCCTCCCAGTCGAGCAGGCCCGACGGTTGCTTGAGCGCCATTTCGCTGCGCCAGCGCCGGGTACGGGTGTCGAGCACCACCAGTGCGGGACGGGTTGGCAGCACGAAATGCCAGTTCTGAAAGCGCAGCAGGTCATCGATCAGCGCGTCCTGCACCGGGCTGTCGAGATAGTGGTCATCGCCGCTGGCGCTCAGGCCTCGGGTTTTCTCCAGTACTTCGTTGAAGGCATCCGGGTTGTTGCCCCAGCCCTGACAGAGCATGTAAGCGATCAACGCATTGCCGATGATGCGTTTGGAGAACGGATGGCCGTAGGCTGTTTCCTCCCACTGCGCCGAGAGATTCCAGTCGTCGGTGATGTCGTGATCATCAAAAATCATCAGACTCGGCAGGTGCGCCAACGCTCGGGCGACGTTGCCCAAACCGGCCTTGAAGCCATCGATACGCGTCTGTTCGAGGGCATAGCGCTTGAGTCTTTCTGGCGTCAGCGCAGGCGCTGTCGGATTGATCAGCGTCCATGCAACCGGCGACCACACCAGCAAGTACATCGCCATGACTTCGGCGAAGGTCACCAGATGATTGTCGGCACTGCTGCTGGTGAAAATCGGCTTACGCGCACCGCCGAAAAATCGCTCGCGCAAGGTCTCGTTGCTCTCCAGCGCCGGTAACAAATCCGCACGGTGGTAGTAGCTTGCCGAGTGTTCGTAAAGCTTGGCGCTGTCGCTGACCACGGCGCCTTCGAGGTGTTCGTCGAACAGGCCGAGCCGTTTGATCAAGGCATGAATCGCCCGCAGCATCGGCCCGGCAACATCATCGGCGTAGACCTGATCGCCGCTCATCATCAATAGAGCAGGGCGTTGCTGAGGATCGGTTTCGGCAGCCAACAGTTGATCGACACAGAGCAAACCGTCCGCCGCCGGGTGATGCGGCTTGCGGCAGGAACCGTGGAGCAACTGATCGATCTGCGAGCGCACGACGAAGTTCGGGCAAGTGGCGTTGCCATACACCAGATGCGGCGCCCAATCGGCGATCCGCTCCTGGCCGTCGATCAGCAAGTCATAGTCGATAACGGTGTCGAAGGGCAGGGCGCTGTCGAGGCGGACATCAATGAGGTGCACGAAGGCTCGACTGCCTACGGGGATAACCGTGCATTTCTCGGCATCGAGGGCGATGTCTCCTACACCTTGCAGGCGCAAGGTCAGCGACAACGGACGCGTAGCGACCAGCCACATGACCATTCGCGTTGGTTCCAGCCGTCGCAGCAGCGGGCCGGCCAACACAGGTGGCAGCGCAATCAGGTCATCAGGTTTTGGAGACATCGAGGGCAAAGCTCAAGGCGCACAAGCCGGTGATGATAGCGCAGCCGGCGCCTTGAACGCTTAAGTGAGGCTTAAGAGTCGCGCTTTTTGAACTTCAGATCGAGCAGCCGCCACGCGGCCTTGTCAGTATCTTTACCGTCCACTTGTTGAACCGAGCAGTCGACACCGTAGCTGACAGTGTCGCCTAACATGTTGAGAGCGCTGACGGTGCTGCTGATGGTATAGGTCTGATCCTTGAACCGTTGGCTGCTCGCGCTCTTGGCACTGGCAATCGCTGTCGACGCTGAAAAACGCATGGCGCTCTTGATGAAGGGTTCGCAAATCATCAACGCCATCATGGATTTGTCCGCGTCCGGATGAGTGCCGGCCAATCGGCGCGAAGCGGTAAAGTCGTCATGCACGTTGTCTTTGAAGTCCTTTTCCAGCAGTGAGGCGGGCAGGCGTTTGCTGTAGTTCGGCAGAAGGGCGGACTCGGGCGGAGAAGGCTCATTCTGTGGTGCGCTGGCGACGTAGGTCGCAAGGTTGTCGGACTGGGCTGGGGTGGATGCGATCACAGGTGTAGGCTGCATTGCCCGTTCTAACTCAGGCATGAGTGCCGCCGCAGCGCTCTCTGTCTCGCTGTTATATGTTTGCGCCGGTGCCGATGGAAACAACGACAACGTAATCGACAGCACGACCATCGCCACGATGAAACCGCCCGCTGCGCCGACGATGTTGCCGTAAAAAAGATGCCAGCTGCCGCGATTCTTCACCACCCAACGCCACATGAAACCCCAGGCCGCGACAAACGCCAGAAAACGCAGAAACTCCATTTGATCCTTTCCTTAAAACTTCAACAATCCGAAAACAGTGCCCGCCAATGTTGGGCCCTGAAGATGGGCGGCAAGATACCAAAATAGAAGCGCTGCGCTATCAAGAACCCGGGAAATAATTCACCGCCAGAAACATCAGTGCCGTCATACCAGCGGCGAAACCACACAGCGCGCCCAACAACTGGCGCGCGACCGGATGTTCCGGTTGACGGCGATGGGCAACCCACATCCATACACCCGCCAGCACCGCGGCGCTGTTCATGAACACCACCAGGCTGTGATTCAGGTTGGGCGTCGCCATCGTCGTGC from Pseudomonas baetica includes the following:
- a CDS encoding alkaline phosphatase D family protein, which translates into the protein MSPKPDDLIALPPVLAGPLLRRLEPTRMVMWLVATRPLSLTLRLQGVGDIALDAEKCTVIPVGSRAFVHLIDVRLDSALPFDTVIDYDLLIDGQERIADWAPHLVYGNATCPNFVVRSQIDQLLHGSCRKPHHPAADGLLCVDQLLAAETDPQQRPALLMMSGDQVYADDVAGPMLRAIHALIKRLGLFDEHLEGAVVSDSAKLYEHSASYYHRADLLPALESNETLRERFFGGARKPIFTSSSADNHLVTFAEVMAMYLLVWSPVAWTLINPTAPALTPERLKRYALEQTRIDGFKAGLGNVARALAHLPSLMIFDDHDITDDWNLSAQWEETAYGHPFSKRIIGNALIAYMLCQGWGNNPDAFNEVLEKTRGLSASGDDHYLDSPVQDALIDDLLRFQNWHFVLPTRPALVVLDTRTRRWRSEMALKQPSGLLDWEALTELQQELLDHPSAIIVSPAPIFGVKLIESVQKVFSWCGYPLLVDAENWMAHRGAAQVILNIFRHSRTPGNYVVLSGDVHYSFVYEVLIRHRKAGPRIWQITSSGIKNEFPPALLEWFDRLNRWLYSPRSPLNWLTKRRRMRIVPYTPEHAEAGERLWNSAGIGQVFFNEQGQPREIIQHNANGATKTRMLAPDLSDYPD